The genomic stretch CCGGCGCGACCTTGGCCAGCCACGCCGCGGCCTCCTCCGGCGGCAGGATGCGCCGCAGGCGCACGTCGCCGCGCATCATCGGGTACATCCGGCCGGGGCTCCACGACCGCGCGTACGGCGGCGGGTCCAGCACGACGACGCGTACCCCGTCCAGCCGCGGGATGTCGGCCGGGCGGCCCTCGTTCCAGATCCACTTGCCGTTCGCGTCCACCAGGTTGAACTGGCCCCGCACCGGCTCGGCGTCCGGCTCCACGGGCCCGTCAGCGGCGGCACGCACCCATGCCGGGTCGGGCCGCACCCCTTCGAGCAGCCCGTCGGCGGCCGGGCCGCCCAGCGCGCCGGCCAGCAGCGTGTGCAGCTGGAAGTTGTCGCCGATCCCGCTGATCACCACCTCGTAGCCGCGCCCGCTCTCCCGGTGCAGCACCACCAGCCGCTCGCCGTCGAGCACCCGCAGCAGCCCGGCGAGGAACTCCAGGTCGTCGCGCTCATCGAGCACCGACCCCAGGGCCGCGATCAGCCGTTCACGGCCCGGCAGCGCCGCCCTGACCCGCGGCGACACCTGCAGGATCGACATGACGGGCATGGCCCACAGATGCGCGAGCGCCCACGCGTCGGTCAGCACGATCGCCTGCTCGCGGGTGAGCGCCGCCCCCGTCAACCGCTCCGCCGTCGCCGGGATCCAGTCGTAGTCGTCGTCCACGGGCTCCGGCGGATCCTCACCCGTCGCCGTACGCCACGCCGCGGCGAACGTACCGGCCAGCTCCAGGCAGTCGCTCAGACCGTTGACCAGTGGCTCGGCCACCAGCGACGGGTCGGCGCCGCGTTCGGCCAGCGCGCCGCACAACACGCCCAGGCGGGCGCCGATCCCGGACGGGACCCGCTCGAAGAGCCCGCTGAGCCGCGCCAGCGCGGCGGACAGTGTCTGCCGGTCGGCGCCTTCGGTCGCGGCGAAGAGCCGCGGCATGACGTCGAAGAAGCGTGCGGAGTCCCGGTCCTCCGCGGCCTGGGCCAGGTCGTCGAGAAGTTGATCGAGCATTGCGGCAGGTTATGACATTCCGGGTTACGCGCGGCGCTCTTTGGGCGTAAAGACGGTGACGGGCAGTGGTCGGTCCGGTTGCAGTTCAGTCGATCATCTCTGTACGCCGTCGGCCGGCCGCCCCAACAGGTCCAGGTCGGCCCGCCGCGGCAGGCTCTCCCAGTCGCCCTGAGAGGTGACCGCGAACGCGCCCGCCGCGCACGCCGTGCTGAGCCGCTGCTCCGGCTCGGCGCCGGCCAGCCAGTCCGCCAGCCACCCCGCCGCGAACGCGTCCCCGGCGCCCACCGCGTCCACCTCGGTCACCTGGTACGGCTCCGCCCGCCGTACGACGCCGTCGGACAACTCCAGTGCGCCCTGGGCGCCGAGCTTGACCAGCACGTGCCGCGGACCGTACGCCGCCAGCGCCTTGGCCAGTTCGGCCGGCCCCTCGGCATCGGCGATCAGCCGGCCCTCGGCCTCGGTCGCGAACAACACGTCCACGTCGCCGACCGTCTCCCGCAACCATTCCCCCGCCTCCTCGGGCGTCCACAACGCCCGGCGGAAGTTGACGTCGAGCGAGACGAGCGCCTCCGAGGAGCGGGCGACGGCGATCGCGTGGCGCACCGCCTCGCGCGCGGAGGCGGACAATGCGGGCGTGATCGCGGAGACGTGCAGCACGCGGGCCGAGCCGATGAGGCCGGAATCGAGGTCGGCGGCCGACAGCCGGGAGCCCGCGCTGTCCTTGCGGTAGTAGCGCACGTCGATCAGGTCGGCCGTGCGCCTGCCCTTGATCATCAGTCCGGTGGGCGCATCCGGGTCGCGGACGGCGCGCACGTCCACGCCCTCCCCGGCCAGGGCCGACCAGATCAGGTCGCCGAACTCGTCGGCCCCCAATCTGCCGAGCCAGGCCGCGGTGTGCCCGAGCCGGCGCACGCCGATCGCGACGTTGGACTCGGCCCCGCCGAAGCCCAGGTCGAAGTCGCGGGCGAAGCGCAACGGACCCGTGCGGCGGGCGGCGAACAACGCCATGGTCTCACCGAAGGTCACCAGATCGGTCATCTGCTCGGACTGCCCAGCTTTCTCGAGATCCGGGCCGCCGCCCCGGCCACCAGCGGCCCCAGCTCGCGTACCCGCACGGCGGTGATCCGCGAGGTGAGGCCGGAGACGGAGATGGCGGCGGCGACCGCGTCGTTGTGGTTGAAGATCGGCGCCGCGACGCAGCGCACCTCGGGTTCGTTCTCGCGGTCGTCCACGGCGTAACCGCGGCGCCTGATGGCCGCAAGCTCGGCGCGCAGCCGCTCGTGGTCGATGATCGTGTGCTTGGTCCGCGGCTCCAGCGCCAGCCCGGCGATGGCGTCCTCGGGTTGCCAGGCCAGGATCGCTTTGCCGACCGCGGTGGCGTGCACCGGGCCGCGGCTGCCGATGCGCGAGGCCATGCGGACGTTGGCCTCGTTCTCGACCTTGTCGATGTAGACGACGTGCGGAGGGTCGTACACGACCAGGTGGACGGTCTCGCGTACCTCGCTCATCAGCCGGTGCGACTCCTCGGCCGCCACCACCCGCAGGTCCAGCGTGGCCAGGTAGGCCTGGCCGAGCCGGAGCGTGCCGTGGCCCAGCCGGTACGCGCCGGTCCTGCGGTCACGTTCCAGCAGCTTGGCCTCGACGAGCGGCGCGGCCAGCCGCAGCACGGTGCTCTTGGGCAGCTCGACCGCCTCGGCGAGCTGGGTGAGTGACAGGCCCGAGTGCTCCCGGACCTCATCGAGCACGGCGAGTGCCCGCCGGAGCGAGGAGGAATGGTTGCGTTCGGGCACGAGGGTCAACATACCTCGCGAAGCACATATGCAACACGACGTTTTGCTATGCAGAACAACCAATTACGAACCTTCCCGCGACCTGCGGGCGTTCTTAGTGTCTGCGGCCAGAGGAGGTAAAAGTGAAGTTTCTTTACTTGGTCGCGGCCGGAACGCTCGCGCTGGCCGCCTGCGCTCCGTCGACCGCCCCGGCAGGAGGCGGCGCCGATGAGAAGACCGGCACGCTGCGCGTGTGGCTCTTCGACGAGCCCAACCGCGCGCCCAAAGACAAGGTCGTCAATGAGGCGATCAAGGAGTTCACCGCCGCCCACGCCGATGTGAAGGTAGAGATCACCTACATTCCCACCACGCCGGCCCGGCACGAGAAGTTCAAGGGGGCCTTCAACGATCCGGCCAGCTCGCCGGACGTCGCCGAGTACGGCAACACCGACCTCGCCGAGTACGCGGCCGCCGGCGGGTTCGCCGACCTCACGGCGGAGCTCAAGGGCCAGGACATGACGCCCGACCTCCTCCAGTCGGCCTCCGTGGACGGCAAGCAGTACGGCCTGCCGTGGTTCATCGGCGTCCGGGCCCTCTACTACCGCACCGACGTCTTCGACGAGCTGGGGCTGAAGCCTCCGGCCTCGATCGTCGAGCTGACGGAGACCGCCCGCACGATCCGCGAGAAGAAGCCCGACCTGTACGGCATGGCCGTCGGCGGCGAGAACACCTTCGGCGCCCTGCCCTTCATCTGGGACGCCGGCGGCGACATCACCTCGCTGGACTCGGCCCAGTCCCGCAAGGGCGTCAAGGCGTACACGGACCTGCTGACGGACGAGATCTGCCCGCCGCAGGCGTGCGTGTCGCTCACCGGCGGCAAGACGGTCGAGTTGTTCGCCAGCGGCAAGGCGGGAATGGGCATCGGGGGCAACTTCAACCGCTCCGCGATGGACGCGGGCGCGGTGGCCGGCAAGTACGCGGTGGTGCCGCTGCCCGGCTCCGCCAAGGGCTCGATCGCGCCGGCCTTCGCCGGCGGCAACAACCTGGGCGTCATGAAGAACGCCCAGCATCGGACGCTCGCCGTGGACTTCGTCAAGCTGCTCGGAAGCAAGGCATACCAGGTCAAGATGTACGAGGCCATGGGCAACCTGCCGACGCTGACCGCGGCACGCGAGGAACTGGCGGCCAAGGACCCGTTCCTGAAGCCGTTCCTGGAGACGGTGGCGAGCGGGACGAAGTTCGTGCCGATCGACCCCGCCTGGGTGAAGATCGACAACGGCAAGGTCATCCCCACGATGCTGCAGAAGATCGCCACCGGCCAGGCCGACGTGGACACCGCCACCGCCGAGGCGGCCACGGCCGTCAAGGCGGCCTTCGGACGCTCGTGACGGCGGTGGCCCTGACCGGGCGCCACGTGCGGGCACGAGCCGGGCGGGGCCGGCCCCGCCCCTGGCTCTACCTGCTGCCGGCGGCGGCCGTGCTCGTGCCGATGTTCGGCTACCCCGTCTACATGCTGGGCCTGCTGTCGGTCTTCGACTACCGGCAGGCCCAGGTCAGTGGCGGGCAGCCGAGCACATTCGTGGGGTTCGGGAACTATGCGACGATCTTCGGCGACGCCCGGTTCTGGGAGGTGCTGGCGCAGACGGTCGGGTTCGCGGCGGCGCTCGTGGTCGCCACCCTGGCCGTCGGCGCGGCGCTGGCGGTGCTGCTGACCAGGGTCGGCCCCGTGCCGCGCACGGCGCTGTCGCTGGCCGCGCTGGGCGCGTGGGCGGCGCCCGCGATGACCGGCTCGACGGTGTGGATGTTCCTGTTCGACGCCGATCTCGGGCTGGTCAACCAGGTGCTCGGGCTGGACGGGTTCAACTGGTTCTACGACCGGTGGGTGACGTTCGGGGTGGTCGGGGCCACGATCGTGTGGCACTCGTTCCCACTGGTCATGGTGACGCTGTACGCGGGCATCCAGGCCATCCCGGGGTCGGTGCTGGAGGCGGCCGGGATCGACGGGGCGTCGGTGTGGCAGTCGTTCTGGAAGATCATCGTGCCGATGCTCCGGCCGCTGATCGCCATCGTCGTCATCCAGTCGGTGATCTGGGACTTCAAGGTGTTCACGCAGATCTACGTCATGACCAACGGGGGCGGGGTGGCCGGGCAGAACACCGTGCTGAACGTCTACGCGTACCAGACCGCCTTCGGCTCTTCGGAGTACGGCCTGGGCTCGGCCATCGCGGTCGTCATGACGCTGATCCTGCTCGCGGTCACCCTGTTGTACATCCGGGCCCTTCATCGCGGTGGGGAGCGGCTATGAAGAGACGTCTGATCCCCAACATCGTGGCGCTGGTCGTGGCGTTCCTGACCGCGTTCCCGCTCTATTGGATGGTGTTGTCGGCGCTCAAGCCCGCCGGCGAGATCCAGTCGCTCGACGTCAAGCCATGGACCCTGCACCCGACGCTGGACAACTTCGTCCGGGTGCTGACAGGGGAGGGCTTCGGCCGTTACCTGCTCAACAGCGCGGGCGTGGCGCTGACCGTGGTCGTGTTGTCGGCCGGGGTGGCGTTCCTGGCCGCCGTGGCGGTGACCCGGTTCACGTTCAGATTCAGGACCACTGTGCTGATCATGTTCCTGATCGCGCAGATGGTGCCCGTGGAGGCGCTGACGATCCCGCTGTTCTTCGTGGTCAGGGACCTCGGGCTGCTCAACACGCTGGCCTCGCTGGTGCTGGTGCAGCTGGCTTTCACGCTGCCGTTCGCGATCTGGATGATGCGCGGCTTCGTCGCCGGCGTGCCCGAGGCGCTGGAGGAAGCGGCGATGATCGACGGCGCCGGTCGCGCGACCGTGTTGTGGCGGATCCTGTTCCCGCTGGTCGCCCCCGGCCTCGTGGCGACCAGCGTCTTCTCCTTCATCACGGCCTGGAACGACTTCATCTTCGCCAGGACCTTCATCATCTCCGCCAAGGACAACCAGACCCTGCCCGCGGCGCTGCTCGTCTTCTTCAAGCCGGACGAGAACGACTGGGGCGGGATCATGGCGGCCTCGACGCTGATGACGATCCCGGTGCTGATCTTCTTCGTGGCGGTGCAGCGACGGCTGGTGTCAGGACTCGGCGGCGCCGTGAAGGACTGACCCACGCAGAACTGCGAAACCGCCCAGTGAGCTGGGCGGTTTCCGCTGTGGCGGGCGTCACGACACCCGGGGCAGACCCTGTGCTCCGGCAAGAGCTTCGGCACCCGTCGTGGCGGGGAAGCCGCCCTCGGTCCAGTGCAGGCGATGCCGGAAGCCCGCGAGATGCGTGCCCATGCGGCGGAACGTGGGCAGAAACCAGTAGTGCGGGCCCTTCTCCTGATGGGCGACCGCCTCTGTCTCCAAGAGCCTGAGCTCCACCAGCTCCTCCAGGATCGACTCGGCCAGGTGTTCGTCCACCCCCAGAGCCGAGGCCGCGACAGACAACGAGACCACGGAGGCCGACAACTTCGCGAGCTGGCCCAGCGCGATCTGCGAGCGGCGCGGCGCGAGCTGGTAGGTCCGCTGGACGCTGGCCAGGATGCTCCCCGCTGGATCGTCGGACCGCTCGGGCGCGACGGCGCCGGAGACCGACAGCTCGTAGTCCTTGCGCGCCGCCAGCCGTTCGAGGGTCCAGTGCGGGCGCACCAGCAGGCAGGCCGCGATGCCCTGCAGCGCGGCCGGCAGGCCGTCGTACAGGTCGACCAGCCGCCGGGCGGCGGCGAGCTCCCGCTCTACGCGGTTCTTGCCCAGCAGGTCCATCAGGAGTCGCACCCCCTCGTCCACGGTCAGCGGGGGGATGTTGACGAGTGTGGACACGGAGGGGATCGACAGCCGGCGTCGGCACGTGACCAGAAGTGCGCTGTCCGGATTGACCGGCAGCAGAGGGCTGACCTGGCAGGTGTCGACGACGTCGTCGAGCACGATGAGAATCTTCCTCGTTCGCGCCCAGTCCTGGAACACCTGCGCGCGTTCCATGAGCGACGGGGGCATCCGATCCTCGGGCACGCCGATCGCCTTCAGGAAGTTCTCCAGCACCTTTGCGGCGCCGACCCGCCGACCGTCTTGGTCGATCATGGCGGCGAAGAACTGGCCCCCGGGATAGCAACCGCGCACCTGGTGCGACACATGCGCGCAGATGGTCGTCGCGCCCACTCCCGGCGGGCCTGCGATCATCACCACGGTCGGCCGTTCCGGCGCAGGCGCGGTCAGCAGGTCGAAGATCTCCGCGAGCTGCTGCGACCGGCCGACGATCTCCGGAACCGCGTGGGGTATCTGCGACGGCGGCGTGCTCGTCACGGGGAGCACGGTGCTGCTCTCGGCAGGCTCGGGCAGGTCCAGCACGGAGTCGGCGTTCAGAATGCTCTGGTGCAGCCGCTCGACCTCAGTCGAGGGGTCCAGGCCGAGTTCGGTGGCGAGGTTGTAGCGCAGGCGCTGGTAGACGCCCAGCGCGTCGGACCTGCGCCCCGCCCGGTACAACGCCTTCATCAGCCTGGCGGGGAAGCCCTCGTGCGTGGGGTGCTTGGCGACCAGCGCAGTGAGCTCCCCCAGTAGCTCCATGTGCCGGCCCAGCGCGAGATCCGCGTCGATGCGGTTTTCCAGCGTGCTCTTGCGGTTTTCCTCCAGCCGCAGGACTTCAGCCTGGAGGAGCGGCCCGCAGGCCACATCCACCAGCGCCGGGCCCCGCCAGTGCTGCAGGGCCTCGGCGAGCGTGCCGGCGGCCGTAGCCGTCTTGCCGGCCTCCAGTTCGAGCCTGCCGCGTTCGGCGAGCTGCTCGAACCGCAGGGAGTCGAGCAGCTCGGTGTCGAGACACAGTTGGTATCCGTACGGAGAGGTCTGCAAGGAGGGCCGCCGGTCGACGGTGCCGGAAGCGCGGGTGGACTGTGGCCGGCCTAGGCCCAGGTCCTTGCGGAGGAGGTAGATGTAGGTCTGCAGCGTGGTCGAGACGCTGGCCGGTGGGCATTGCTCCCACAGCTCTTCGATGATCTGTTCGATCAGGACGATGTTGTTTGCGCAGAGAGCGAGCAGACTGAGAAGTTGTCTCAGTTTCCCCGCGGAAGGTGTGACGATTTCTTCGCCGCGAATCACCTGCAGGGGCCCTAAGAGGCTCACACGCAATGTCATCAACCCCCGTCATTTCCTGTGCGGTCATGCTGCGTTAGCCGACGTCCGGCGTTACGGAAGCGCGCTCTGCAATTGGGAAGCCGACACTATTAGATCGCGTGGTAATTCGATCATAGCGACTGTATGCAGTCAAGCATCTATTGCTTTCCCCTTTTGCAAAAAGCGCCGTCCCGCCGAACAGAATTCGGCCGCCTATGAAAACGTGCCCCCCGATTGTCCGAACGTC from Nonomuraea polychroma encodes the following:
- a CDS encoding carbohydrate ABC transporter permease — translated: MTAVALTGRHVRARAGRGRPRPWLYLLPAAAVLVPMFGYPVYMLGLLSVFDYRQAQVSGGQPSTFVGFGNYATIFGDARFWEVLAQTVGFAAALVVATLAVGAALAVLLTRVGPVPRTALSLAALGAWAAPAMTGSTVWMFLFDADLGLVNQVLGLDGFNWFYDRWVTFGVVGATIVWHSFPLVMVTLYAGIQAIPGSVLEAAGIDGASVWQSFWKIIVPMLRPLIAIVVIQSVIWDFKVFTQIYVMTNGGGVAGQNTVLNVYAYQTAFGSSEYGLGSAIAVVMTLILLAVTLLYIRALHRGGERL
- a CDS encoding carbohydrate ABC transporter permease, whose protein sequence is MKRRLIPNIVALVVAFLTAFPLYWMVLSALKPAGEIQSLDVKPWTLHPTLDNFVRVLTGEGFGRYLLNSAGVALTVVVLSAGVAFLAAVAVTRFTFRFRTTVLIMFLIAQMVPVEALTIPLFFVVRDLGLLNTLASLVLVQLAFTLPFAIWMMRGFVAGVPEALEEAAMIDGAGRATVLWRILFPLVAPGLVATSVFSFITAWNDFIFARTFIISAKDNQTLPAALLVFFKPDENDWGGIMAASTLMTIPVLIFFVAVQRRLVSGLGGAVKD
- a CDS encoding extracellular solute-binding protein, translating into MKFLYLVAAGTLALAACAPSTAPAGGGADEKTGTLRVWLFDEPNRAPKDKVVNEAIKEFTAAHADVKVEITYIPTTPARHEKFKGAFNDPASSPDVAEYGNTDLAEYAAAGGFADLTAELKGQDMTPDLLQSASVDGKQYGLPWFIGVRALYYRTDVFDELGLKPPASIVELTETARTIREKKPDLYGMAVGGENTFGALPFIWDAGGDITSLDSAQSRKGVKAYTDLLTDEICPPQACVSLTGGKTVELFASGKAGMGIGGNFNRSAMDAGAVAGKYAVVPLPGSAKGSIAPAFAGGNNLGVMKNAQHRTLAVDFVKLLGSKAYQVKMYEAMGNLPTLTAAREELAAKDPFLKPFLETVASGTKFVPIDPAWVKIDNGKVIPTMLQKIATGQADVDTATAEAATAVKAAFGRS
- a CDS encoding IclR family transcriptional regulator, with amino-acid sequence MLTLVPERNHSSSLRRALAVLDEVREHSGLSLTQLAEAVELPKSTVLRLAAPLVEAKLLERDRRTGAYRLGHGTLRLGQAYLATLDLRVVAAEESHRLMSEVRETVHLVVYDPPHVVYIDKVENEANVRMASRIGSRGPVHATAVGKAILAWQPEDAIAGLALEPRTKHTIIDHERLRAELAAIRRRGYAVDDRENEPEVRCVAAPIFNHNDAVAAAISVSGLTSRITAVRVRELGPLVAGAAARISRKLGSPSR
- a CDS encoding sugar kinase, producing the protein MTDLVTFGETMALFAARRTGPLRFARDFDLGFGGAESNVAIGVRRLGHTAAWLGRLGADEFGDLIWSALAGEGVDVRAVRDPDAPTGLMIKGRRTADLIDVRYYRKDSAGSRLSAADLDSGLIGSARVLHVSAITPALSASAREAVRHAIAVARSSEALVSLDVNFRRALWTPEEAGEWLRETVGDVDVLFATEAEGRLIADAEGPAELAKALAAYGPRHVLVKLGAQGALELSDGVVRRAEPYQVTEVDAVGAGDAFAAGWLADWLAGAEPEQRLSTACAAGAFAVTSQGDWESLPRRADLDLLGRPADGVQR
- a CDS encoding AfsR/SARP family transcriptional regulator produces the protein MTLRVSLLGPLQVIRGEEIVTPSAGKLRQLLSLLALCANNIVLIEQIIEELWEQCPPASVSTTLQTYIYLLRKDLGLGRPQSTRASGTVDRRPSLQTSPYGYQLCLDTELLDSLRFEQLAERGRLELEAGKTATAAGTLAEALQHWRGPALVDVACGPLLQAEVLRLEENRKSTLENRIDADLALGRHMELLGELTALVAKHPTHEGFPARLMKALYRAGRRSDALGVYQRLRYNLATELGLDPSTEVERLHQSILNADSVLDLPEPAESSTVLPVTSTPPSQIPHAVPEIVGRSQQLAEIFDLLTAPAPERPTVVMIAGPPGVGATTICAHVSHQVRGCYPGGQFFAAMIDQDGRRVGAAKVLENFLKAIGVPEDRMPPSLMERAQVFQDWARTRKILIVLDDVVDTCQVSPLLPVNPDSALLVTCRRRLSIPSVSTLVNIPPLTVDEGVRLLMDLLGKNRVERELAAARRLVDLYDGLPAALQGIAACLLVRPHWTLERLAARKDYELSVSGAVAPERSDDPAGSILASVQRTYQLAPRRSQIALGQLAKLSASVVSLSVAASALGVDEHLAESILEELVELRLLETEAVAHQEKGPHYWFLPTFRRMGTHLAGFRHRLHWTEGGFPATTGAEALAGAQGLPRVS